CTAatggctgcattagccagagtttactgtgccgaatatttgctaaaagtggcccacatatgttttaagataactgggccacattttccatattttctctgggccactaaaggctaacggctgcattagccagagtttactgtgccgaatatttgctagaagtggcccacatatgtcttaaaataactgggccacattttccatgtTTTTTCTGGGCCACGCTAGGCTCACTGCcacaatagccagagcttactgtgccaaatatttgccaaaagtggcccacatatgtcttaagataactgggccacatttgcacttacacatGTAAGCCACTTTaagtttagacccagattacccttaaatgactatgcaacatttttgccaactgtggcccacatttgtccttaTCATTTGAGCCAAATttatcattttccacatgggccacattagactcacattcagattacattttgccataaatggccttaaatggcccatatatgaatttgaatctttggccccccTTTACCATTGTACAGGTAGGCCACTTCAGgttcacattcattttgtctgggccgaagcAATACCCCCAGtgctgcataactgcctaaagtgggccacatttgtatgctatctgggtttctttacaaaaaaagtaaTCCCTTTGATATAATGGTGATGAgcctttaaaaacataatttgtgaCTCCAAACATTGGTTGTACCCTTTAAAATCCTTCATTTCCAAGTTTTAATGCACTGTAGTTTGGAACAACACTTCAgtatggtgatgatgattgttTTCACGTTTAAGTGTGGTTTGGAGGAGTGATATAACCTGTTTAGAACACCGAATGGTAAACAGGCAGTAAACAACTTTTGATGTTCTGTGGAGGCAGAGCTTATATTAGTACATCATAGAGTAGAACATTTCAAAGCTTTTGTTTTGGCAGACTGCCTTCATTATAGGCTGTTTCTAGAGTAAAGACAAAGTTTTAAGTTCTGACACTTACAGTGTGTTATTATAATACAATGAACTTATACATATCAAAAGATTAAGAGAATTTTGGTTTCTCAGTTCATGGCCCATTTAATGAAGATTGCTGTAAAGTTGTTAGCTGTTGAAGTTGGCGACGGAAACTTAAGTCCGTATGTCATACAAAATCATTTTGCAGTGTGCTATTTTGGAAATGTACCTAAATTTACAATGAAAGGCACGCATCATACAGTTTTGTGAGAATACTTCATTAGTCTCGATTTAGCAAAAATAATCAAATGGTACTGAGTGGTTCTTCTATTCATCAACATATAGCGCCAACTTCTGCCTGACGGACTTGCAGCCTTTCTCAGCAAAGACTCTGTGTATTTTAGGGAAGAAAGGCATGTCTCGGGCCACTTTATCTGCCAGATGAGCATCTAAGGTTTTGTTCAGATAATACATCTCAGCCAAGACACACTGCCGCACATGCCTCAGCTCCAGAGGTAGAAAAGGAATAAAGTGATCAATCAGATGATGCTCTATGAGACTGGAGTGCCAAAATCCACCTGGGAAGAGATACACAACAATTAATAGATTTGAGGAAAACAAATTTAAGACAAATAATACAAGGAATGGATGAACCGAATGCAATTAAAAGAAGcaactgttgtaaaaaaataagaaaataaatcattgatgaCAGGCCgataaaggggtggtccactatgatatcatattttaaactttagttgatgtgtaatgtagatgcttgaacataaacaacatctctgaatgtaagatgctcaaagttcaaagcaaagggagacattggcttttacagagtttgcttagcaaagcctacagcaaacgaagtttggggactacaaaaaatacatctgagctagtgagatcacaaacgcttcaggttCTGGCATTCACCACGCGCACACACCCTGCACAGCGAAGGGCATGGCCAGAGCAAAAATGTCGtctaaatgctgctatttccacagagctcgttctgtttctgtatttgggcatccaaaggacacaacacaaaaagagaagtgcttacaatttaatttcaaGTAAGTTttaaatatgacagtcatttccGTGTTAGcaaagtagctgtatataatcaaagtaagatatatgaacaaaaaatgtgtttttttttttttttttaccaatgaagcatgagcacacattgctttgcatcttataaacacaaccaaaccttaaaaatacactcttgaCTAGCGATGCATGGATGGCGGTTATAGCTTTGGGCACTGCGCATAATCCGCTGGGTCAGGAAGGTAGGGTAATAAAAAAAACCATTATGATTAATTGCGAGTGAATGAGtttatttactaacatttttGGTCAAGTCAAAGTCTGACAAGCACTTTAAGTTCTTACATTCATCAGGATAGCAAAAAATACTACTGGAAGTTACGTGGAGGCATGTGTGGACCTGTGCTGCCttgatatacagtacagtacgcCCCTTCCATGTTGTCTCTAGTTATTAACGAACGATCCACGCTGCCCTATCATCAtgcttaaaattataattattaaagtgACAATCagatgcaaatatatatatatatatatatatatatcaatcacaTAAAATTATATGTGCGGGCGGGTGGATGACTAGTATGAAGttggcatgggctggtataagattctgacggtatgataaccttggattaatatatcacggtttcacagtattgtgattactgctctaaaatatattctcttttaatgtctgggtaaaaaacaaaaatgttcttcccctttaaacacaatatattttattttgagaaacattaaaatattgtgggacagtaaacatgtcaggttaaataTTTCAAGTTAATCATTGACTTCTTTTGTCTTCATTAGTTTGAAAAAcatagatttctttacaatttacaacagcatctttagatatctttactgctggagatactgttgtcctaaaaaactacaatttttttaaaaataaaaaatcttacacatactttAGAAACCGTATAACAGAaagttttggcagttttaaaacctcgacttctccaaactgcggtatacagTACCTtcaaaacagttatcgtcccatgcctagtataAAGCCATGGATTCAGATGACATTTCAGCTGATCCGCGCATCTctattctggaccacccctttaagttaTTATATAGAATAATGCACCACAAGGGGTTGATGCAGCCATGATGCGAAGCGATATGCATTATTTTACAACAATTCAATGGACCTGATTCAAATCGATTTGCAATTTTGCTTGCTGCAAATCTACTCTCCTAATCTACTTCATACAATTCAAGCATTCATCAGCCCCGtagaaacaaaaaactattaatatatgaatatatgactACATGCGTGTAATAAAATCTTTTAATAGCTGAAATCCTTTAATTCATACTTTTCTCATTCTTGCTGATGCTTTCAGAGATCATAATCTCTAGATCCCTGCTGTGCATCTTTATCTCTTCCCGTTTTCTGCCTTCTCTCCAGAAATCCAGGGCCAGGTCGGCAATCACTTTCCCACCTGTATTACTACAAATAAACACAGGTAATTATTGATTGGATCGTTTGGGGAATTATGATGTACATAAATTATAAAGTATAACCTGAGAAAAATGAAGATTGCTTTGTGGAATGACACTCCATTTACATGGGCGTTGTAGTCCAGGAATGGTTTAATCACATCGATAACCTGTGGTTGCATTTTGTCCATTTCATCAAAAATGAAAGTGGAGCGTGGAAAATTTTCTACACTCGTATGTATGAACTGCTTTAGCCATACCTGAATACACAGAACATGCAAATGCCAGTTAGAGAAATGATTTATGTCAAGTGTTACACCTGCACATGTGTATTAtgtaaattgtcttttttttatttctttattgctAGCATGCACTTTAAGACCTACCAGAGGACACTCGATCCATCCTGCACCTCTGTCATTCACTCCGACTACACCTCCCACTATGCTTTGCACCAGTCAACCCACTACAGCTGTGACACATTCACTCTGATCCAGACTCTGATTACACTAACACCTGCAGGACATACTATCACATATAAGCCCAAATGACACTATCTTTTTAAAGTCTTGTGAACATTTCTGAACGGTTTCTTTAATTCCCTTATTCTTAGTTTTATGTCTTGCATGTTTTTGATTTCAGAATGTTTTAGatcagaggtgggcaaactacggCCTGCGGGCCATATGCGGCCTGTTGAGCACTTTCATCCAGCCCGCAAGGGAGTTTTTAAAGTGCTGCTGCTGAGTAACGGTTTGGTTCAGAATTAGCGAATTAATGATGCAATACAAGTGAACGTCATTTGATGGCAGTATTGCACACGGTACAGTTAGCGCAACCAGTAGAATTAGAACACACTCTTAATCTCTTAAATGACCgttaatgactgaaaatgagTCAGGCAAAAAATTGACTCTGAATGTTGTGTGTTTAAGGAAggatggacaacaaaatacttctTCACCAATATCCGACAGAAAGCTGTATGTCTAATATGCCAAgaaaatgtattgctgtttttaaagactgCAACCTAAGAGGCCAATcacatttaatgtgcatttatgttccaaaaacgcgaggtgcaccgcactgcctttttgttgacaagaaaaaaaagagccCGGTGCGTTTTTTTATGTCGTTAGGCAACGACTGAATCGACTGAATTATTTTCAGGCTCATTGTTTACATTAACACACTCATGATAACATGACTTGGAATAACAAAGACTAAGATTCTTCTCCCGTTTTATCTCATAGTTTTATGATTGATATGAGCATATTAATACAAGCTCAAATAAGATGGTTGTGAATTTGACTCAAATGATATAATAATTTCTggttaaatgttaatttttgtcatataatatattttccatgcataaattcgctttaaaaagttcttttatcaaagatttgtggttttatcaagttttatgatgattgatctgtATATTTTAAAAGCGGTTCaaattagattattgtaaatttgactgaatgGTAAACTTTAAGAATCATTTTtgtgttaatatgagattttttctatcagacaatctgtaaaaattattatgttattaatttttattagtattagtattattattatatttgataagggattattttattgttttatgaagATTGATAAGTGAGGATAAATATAAATCACAGTGCAAATTCATTTGACTTTTAAATTTGACTCaataataactatttaaaaaaactgctttgtgttaatgtgacatgtttctgtccgatattacatgttccatgcatactgccactataaaAGTAATTGTTTTAAGGATTTGACTTGTGGCTcttcacttggtttgcaaaacttgatgtggccctTGGGTCTAAAACATTTGCCCGTCACTGATTTTCTGGttgtttgctgcctgccctgaCTTGTTGCCTGCCCTTTGGATTACTCTTGGATTAAGTGGTGGGAAGAATGAGGCTATGTAACGCACTGAAGCAGTCAAAGAAAATTAGTAAAGGCTTCGAAATATTTTGACATCCATCTCTACAAAGACATCTTGCGGTCATTTTTGAGTATTGTTCTGAAACAGCTTCAACAAAGAAACAGTTGAACCCATGTTGTacactgctcaaaaaataaagagaacactaaaataacacatcctagatctaaatgaattaaatattcttattaaatactttgttctTTGCATAATTGCTAGCTGGTGGATTAAGTGAGACATGATGTTCTAGAtgtgctcaattggattcaggtctgGGAAACGGGTGGGCCAGTCCATTGCATGAATGCCTTCACTTTGCAGGAACTGCTGGTACACTCCAGCCACATGAGGCCTAGCATTGTCTTGCATTAGGAGATCTCACAAGGTGTCTGAGGATCTCATCTCGGTACCTTATGGCAGTCAGGCTACCTCTGGCAAGCACATGGATGGCTGTGACGCCCTGCAAAGAAATGCCACTCCACACCATTACTGACCCACTGCCAAACCAATCCTCCTGGAGGAAGTTGCATGCAGTAGAACATTCTCCACGGCATCTCCAGACTCTGTCACATGTGCTCGGTGTGAACCTGCTTTCACCTGTAAAGAGCACAGAGCACCAGTGGCAAATATGCCAGTCTTGGTGTTCTCTGGCAAATGTCAAACGTCCTGCATGGTGTTAAGCTGTAAGCACAACTCCCTCCTGTGGATGCCGGACCCTAATACCACCCTCATGGAGTTTGTTTCTGACAGTTTGAGCAGACACATGCCCATCTGTGCCCTGCTGGAGGTCATTTTGCAGTGCTCCTTCTGTTCTTCCTTGCACAAATGTAGAGGTAGCGGTCCTGCTGCTCGGTTGTTGCTCTCCTATGGCCTCCTCCAAGTCTCTTGATGTACTGGCCTGTCCCCTGGTAGTGCTTACATGCTCTACGTTGCCAGACACAGCAAACCCTCTTGCCTCAGGTTGCATTGGTCCTGGACCATCCTGGATGGGCTGCACTCATGTTTCATGATACCACTAGTGTGAAAACACCGTCAGCATTAAAATGTAACCAAAACATCAGCCAGAATGCTAAGGAACTGTGCAGTGTGACCACGGCTACATTGTGTTATTTaggtgttccctttatttttaaGCAGTGAGTGTTCCTAACTGGAATGCAGTTACCTTGGGTTCCAATTCAGGGTAATTGTAGTCATTAAAATGTGTGTTATTATTGCTCTATTCTTGTAATCTGTTGTAACATTAGTCTGACATCTCAACTGGTTGTGCATAAATATGTAATTTAGTCATGCAAAGTAAACATAATAAAAGACAAGTTGTCTGCACTGAAAGCCTAGTGGCGACTTGTAGCACCAATCAGACACTTAGGGCATCCTGAGTTTAAATCCTGACTTATGGACCTTACCGGATCCCATTGATCTTAATTTGCCACTTAatttggtacaccttactagtaccggtgtACTTACtcaactagtctggccattctcctctgacctctagcatcaacaaggcatttgcaggcacataactgccactcactggatgttttctctttttcgaaccattctctgtaatcccTAGAGAAAGTTGTGCATTaaaatcccagtacatcagcagtttctgaaatactcacaccagcccgtctggcaccaacaaccatgccacgtccaAAGTCACTGAATtcaactttcttccccattctgatgcttggtttgaactgcaggagCTCATCTTGACCAAGTCTActgtacatgcctaaatgcattgagttgctgccatgtgattggctgattggaaatttgcatgaacgagcagttgaacaggagtacctaataaactggccagtgagtgtatataccaTTGTGTGGCTTGTTCCCAATGCTGTCAATCAAGTGCAGATTCCCCATTTATGCCACTTCTTGAAATGCTAATGAAACTTCCTAATGAATCACTTTAGTTTTGTAACATCTAGACTTTAGGATCTCGACACCCTGTCTTAATGTCAGTTTTGCATCAACCATACCTGATTAACCTCTGCCATTTATTTTTGACCATTTttataataaagctgcatttggaacaTCACCTCCATCGCCCATTTATTACGACTGTAGCCGTGATATTGATGAAGTGTATAGTAGGTAAACAGaatttaaaatgctaattgtaaaaaaaattatatatatatatatatatatatatatatatatatatatatatatatatatatatatatatatatatatatatatatatataatttatctaAAGATTAAATTTTGAATCATTTTACCTGCACAGATAAAGAAACTGACAAACATCAGCAACATTTAAACCAGTTCTTAGCTATCTTAACTAGTAAAATGCAATTTACTTACGCTGTACGCGTTTGGATCTTGATTGTCATATATAAATGTGTGAACATGCTTGCTGTTTTCTCCTTTAGTGTAAAGGTTTCTTGCGATGATTTTAGAGACATGGTTTTTTCCAGTTCCTGCAGTCCCGTGGAAAGAGAGGACCAGAGGTTTGTTTGGGTTGCTGTCAGCCATAAACGAGGACACAGCTTTTAGTACAACATCAGAGACAATGTGCTGGCCAAAGAGGGCTTGTCCTAAATCTGACTTCAGACCtggaatatgaaaaaaaataaattttatttctgTGTAGTTTGCAATGATAATTTACATGGCTGCTTTTGCCAAATCTGAGGTCACAACAAATTACATTGTATGTGGTAATGTTTATCTTATTGTGGCGCTAGAAAAGTTTTAAGGCACACTTTAACCTCAAAACAAATTACAATATAATTTTCAAAACAGCACATGACGTGatacaataatacaatataaaagtaGTATACtcaaaagtaacaaaataaatgcatttttactttagtttcactgcaattaatatataaatataaataaaattataaagaaTAATTAAGACAAATAAATCTGTTCAAATATAACACGGTTATAGTTGGGTTTGTGACTAACACTTCTCAATGCAAGTGTTTTTAGCCAACGTTAAACTTCCAgtgaatggttaatgtgactatttaaagtttttttacagcatcaatgttgtaatgtaatttaaaatacattcagttaaataaacttaagaatTGATTTAGTTGTTTAAGAATAAAATGAGATGATAACCATGTGAAAACACGAGCTGTCAGAACCAGCAGCTggcgcagaaactccatttaaaatactgaggtaaaataacttttcatattttaaagggaTGGGAGGGAAATTTAAAATAGTGCTTCTTGTCTAGtatgagacccactttatatcaacgattttcctgctgaaaaaaaaacagcttaacaaCTTTTAGCTGGTCGAACAGCctagttttagagggggtttAGCCATTTTCAAGCaagtttccagtcatttccagcctggtcttagctggtcaggctggaaaatgaccaactaaaaccagcctggtttaagctagacttagctggttttggctgggctcccggctagttcccagcctgaccagctaaaccctctaaaaccaaactggtcgaccagctaaaaccagccaacaagcCTGGCTGGTTtaagttgtttattttttcagtaGGGCTATTAGGGAGTgaatattacttattttaaaagaaagcagatattttcatcaaaaaaacaaaaagaaagaaagaaagaaagaaagaggacagttcaccagaagccaTTCGGGCTGCATTAAAATTCCGTGTGCATATACCCCTTTTCGTTAGAGACGGTCCCTAAATTTGCGACTATCAAACGTTCAAAGTCAAACGAACTTTGGTTATTAACAGCGGTCAAAACAGGAATTGTCAGTACATAACACGTTCAATTTTAGTTTGTTTACCAACAATATCACTGGAAATTatcaacttatttttatttttatctcttGCAAACTCAAACATAAAGTGGTCAATGGTCATATATTGTACGAGTATACTCACCTGCAGGATTAAAAGTCCGTAAAGGTTCCGGCTGAGTAGTAAAATAAATGACTACTGAAACCAGAACCACAGACGTTGTTATAATGAGCCCACCAGCCACAACCATGGACTCATTATCTGTAGACACAATGCTAATGACAGACCCCAAAATAAGTAAAAGATGCAGTGCCTTCATCGTGAAAGCAATTCTATTCCTTTCTTAGTTCAATACTTGTTCTTGAAATAGGTTGGACCCTGTACCTGACAGATTAAGATCAGTGTAGTACTTCCTCAACTGTAGCCTATAAAACAAGCGGATGGGCTTTTACTAACTGCAGCTTTCAGTTTCACTCAGGTTTCACTTTATTGCTGAAAGAACACTCCAATCAAAACACACATCTCCATGAGGCTATGCTGTAAAATCGAGCAGTGcaataaattaattgaaatgaGTTACTTTCACTAATTAATAGAAATAACTCAACATTTGATTCCAttaatgggattttttttttaatttgcaaaaaaaaaaaaaaaggttgacatGTTTATCAACATTATTTGCAATACGGAATATGAATTACATTGTCAATGAGAAAAgatacaagagagagagagagagagcaacaaacaaagaaataataaaaaagcttgaTATAACCTAGAGGGTAAGACATTTAATAATCAAGTACAGTTTATAAATTAAAGTCATAACAAAATGATATAGTTctgtttgctttcttattttcagataattaaatacaatttaaataatgaataaattcttgcagaaaacaagaaaaaacaggaaaatatggGTTGGTATTGGTAAATTTGTGTATAAttccattaaagggatagtttactcaaaattaagcataattctgtcatcattcaatttaccttcttttttttttttttttttttgattaattatattaaagaagatattttggtaACCTGTAACAAGCGACGTCCATAGTAGcccatttatttttcctactctggatgtcagtggttacaggtttctaacaatTTTTAGATCTTTTGAtcttcagattttttaaattagttttcagAATCATTTGATGGAGAGTTTGGTGTGtaaatgaactatcccttaaatagTGAACTATCCTTCTAAAATTAATCTAATCTGATTAAACCTAACCTGGCTAGGAACTAGACTTCCAGGCTGCTCTAAAAATGTTAATGAACAATCTTTTCATAATTTCTACATTTAAACCTGaaaactgttttaaaagtatcagACCTACAGTTTAAATCagaattaacttacatttttttttcttttttaaatgtttcccaatgtttcacagagcaaggaaatgttcacagtatgtctgataatatttttcctaaaatcttatttgtttcatttcagctagaataaaagcagtttaatttttttatgaacaattttaaggacaaaatcattagcccctttaagctatattttttgatagtctacagaacaaaccatcaatatacaataactttcctaattaacctagttaagcctttaaatgtcactttaagctgtatagaagtgtcttcaaaaatatctagtcaaatattatttactgtcattatggcaaagataaaaaaaaaaaatcagttattagaaatgagttattaaaactgttatgtttagaaatgtgtcttctctccattaaacagaaattggggaaaaaataaacaggggggctaatatttcggGGGGGCTattagttctgacttcaactgtacattcacTTGCTTAAATTTTGCGGTCATAAGAAGACTCATATGATGACCAGCAGGTGGAGCCACATATTCAAGTATGTTCAAGTTTTTTCACATAGCCTGCAGATGAATTACTAAATTACTGCTGGTGAGGATAAATGCACTTAAATGCAGTGTTGGTTTGATGCATTACAAGTAActtatgtaatcagattactttttaaGTAACTAGTGAAGTTAcacttttctttttcattgtcagaaaaaaataaaaatgttagttAAAAAGTTGTGCCAGTTATTTTGTTTTCGTGTATATTGTCTGACAGCTCTTCTGTGAAATCAGGAATAAGTACAGATGTGTTTGTTGTGTACGGTGTGGAAGCATatacttatttgaaatgttttgaaactGAGTAAGAATGATTTCAAATGAACAAAAACTGAGAAATACAAACTCTGAATatttttcgtttgtttgtttgtttgttttgatgaaTGTTGAACTTTCTTTTCATGCATCTGATTAATCAATCAGTACAGAAATGCACAACTGGGCCCAGATTTTCAAAAGTAATTTTGGATCACAGAATGGATCAAATCTTGGGAAggggtttttcaaaagtaacagaGGGATTTTAAATTAAGATCAGACCACATAGTCCAATATTACGTTTGATTTGGATTAAACCTGCCCCATGGGCTATTCAAACTTTGAACAGATTGGGTTCTATATGATCCaaaaaagcaaaca
The nucleotide sequence above comes from Danio rerio strain Tuebingen ecotype United States chromosome 23, GRCz12tu, whole genome shotgun sequence. Encoded proteins:
- the tor1l3 gene encoding torsin family 1 like 3 isoform X1; protein product: MVVAGGLIITTSVVLVSVVIYFTTQPEPLRTFNPAGLKSDLGQALFGQHIVSDVVLKAVSSFMADSNPNKPLVLSFHGTAGTGKNHVSKIIARNLYTKGENSKHVHTFIYDNQDPNAYSVWLKQFIHTSVENFPRSTFIFDEMDKMQPQVIDVIKPFLDYNAHVNGVSFHKAIFIFLSNTGGKVIADLALDFWREGRKREEIKMHSRDLEIMISESISKNEKSGFWHSSLIEHHLIDHFIPFLPLELRHVRQCVLAEMYYLNKTLDAHLADKVARDMPFFPKIHRVFAEKGCKSVRQKLALYVDE
- the tor1l3 gene encoding torsin family 1 like 3 precursor, with product MKALHLLLILGSVISIVSTDNESMVVAGGLIITTSVVLVSVVIYFTTQPEPLRTFNPAGLKSDLGQALFGQHIVSDVVLKAVSSFMADSNPNKPLVLSFHGTAGTGKNHVSKIIARNLYTKGENSKHVHTFIYDNQDPNAYSVWLKQFIHTSVENFPRSTFIFDEMDKMQPQVIDVIKPFLDYNAHVNGVSFHKAIFIFLSNTGGKVIADLALDFWREGRKREEIKMHSRDLEIMISESISKNEKSGFWHSSLIEHHLIDHFIPFLPLELRHVRQCVLAEMYYLNKTLDAHLADKVARDMPFFPKIHRVFAEKGCKSVRQKLALYVDE